One Chordicoccus furentiruminis DNA window includes the following coding sequences:
- a CDS encoding DUF1667 domain-containing protein yields the protein MSTEKRNLTCINCPLGCQIEVTLEDGAVTAVAGNSCPRGEKYARKEVTDPRRVVTTSVAVTGSREGARTVSVRTAGDVPKGSVMDVVRALRGVAVRCPVKIGDVILEDAAGTGVAVVATKNAD from the coding sequence ATGAGTACGGAAAAGCGGAATCTGACATGCATCAACTGTCCTCTCGGCTGCCAGATCGAGGTGACGCTGGAGGACGGTGCGGTGACGGCTGTTGCGGGAAACTCCTGTCCGAGAGGCGAGAAGTACGCGCGGAAGGAAGTGACGGATCCGCGGCGGGTCGTGACGACGTCCGTAGCGGTCACGGGTAGCCGGGAAGGGGCGCGGACGGTTTCGGTCCGGACGGCCGGAGATGTGCCGAAGGGAAGCGTGATGGATGTGGTGCGGGCGCTGCGCGGCGTGGCGGTCCGCTGCCCTGTGAAGATCGGCGACGTGATTCTGGAGGACGCGGCCGGGACGGGCGTCGCGGTCGTCGCGACAAAGAATGCAGACTGA
- a CDS encoding GTP pyrophosphokinase — MEKDTGRTGGMTIEEWAARNQKEYEDMMELYEDAMELVTQKLEQLGRRLQDRSGQNPIRRISSRLKSPESIADKAAEKGIPYEPDSIMKHMHDIAGVRVICPLLEDVYEVAKAVIADPDLTILEKRDYIQQPKNNGYRSLHLIMQVPVRTADGPRPVTVELQLRTIAMDWWASLDHQLRYKTWKHGVSNLGQELDACAELAQELDERMEN; from the coding sequence ATGGAGAAGGACACAGGCAGAACCGGCGGCATGACGATCGAGGAATGGGCCGCACGGAACCAGAAAGAATATGAGGATATGATGGAGCTTTACGAGGACGCGATGGAGCTGGTCACGCAGAAGCTGGAGCAGCTCGGCCGCCGGCTTCAGGACCGCAGCGGTCAAAACCCGATCCGCCGGATCTCATCCCGCCTCAAATCACCGGAAAGCATCGCCGACAAGGCGGCCGAAAAGGGGATCCCATACGAGCCGGACAGCATCATGAAGCATATGCACGATATCGCGGGCGTCCGCGTCATCTGCCCCCTGCTGGAGGACGTCTACGAGGTCGCGAAGGCCGTGATCGCGGACCCGGATCTCACGATTCTCGAAAAGCGCGACTACATCCAGCAGCCCAAGAACAACGGCTACAGGAGCCTTCATCTGATCATGCAGGTTCCCGTCCGGACAGCGGACGGCCCGCGACCGGTCACGGTGGAGCTGCAGCTCCGGACCATTGCGATGGACTGGTGGGCGAGTCTCGATCATCAGCTCCGCTACAAGACATGGAAACACGGCGTCAGCAATCTCGGGCAGGAGCTGGACGCCTGCGCCGAGCTCGCCCAGGAGCTGGACGAAAGGATGGAAAACTGA
- a CDS encoding phosphatase, whose protein sequence is MKNLVADMHMHTLVSGHAYGTIREMIQAASEKHLTMIGITEHAPGIPGTVDPFYYYNLEVIPRVISGVELYHGSEINVLKGGHLSLEQKYIERLDYAIAGIHTVCYEDEGREANTDNLIACMQHPKVRMVSHPDDDHTPLDYERLVEAAKRFHVALEVNNSSLMKKDRRLNCYENYHTMLTLCKQYRVPVIVSSDAHDPSGVGRFALAKELLEQEEMDEELILNLDAERVQHFLLDPVPGEEAQI, encoded by the coding sequence ATGAAGAATCTGGTTGCGGATATGCATATGCATACACTTGTCAGCGGACACGCCTACGGAACCATCCGGGAGATGATTCAGGCGGCTTCCGAGAAGCATCTCACGATGATCGGCATCACCGAGCACGCACCGGGCATTCCCGGCACGGTCGATCCGTTTTACTACTATAATCTCGAGGTGATTCCCCGTGTGATCTCCGGCGTCGAGCTGTATCACGGAAGCGAGATCAACGTGCTCAAGGGCGGCCATCTGTCGCTTGAGCAGAAATACATTGAGCGGCTTGATTATGCGATCGCCGGTATTCATACCGTCTGTTACGAGGATGAAGGACGTGAGGCCAACACGGACAATCTGATCGCCTGCATGCAGCATCCGAAGGTTCGGATGGTCTCTCATCCTGACGACGATCACACTCCGCTTGATTATGAACGGCTGGTCGAGGCCGCGAAGCGTTTTCACGTCGCGCTGGAAGTGAACAACAGCTCACTGATGAAGAAGGACCGGCGCCTCAACTGCTATGAGAACTATCACACGATGCTCACGCTCTGCAAACAATACCGCGTGCCGGTCATCGTCTCCTCGGATGCTCACGATCCAAGCGGCGTCGGACGGTTCGCGCTTGCGAAAGAACTTCTTGAACAGGAAGAGATGGATGAGGAACTGATTCTCAATCTGGACGCGGAGAGGGTGCAGCATTTCCTGCTGGATCCGGTTCCCGGAGAGGAAGCTCAAATCTGA
- a CDS encoding glycosyltransferase family protein has protein sequence MKVVHRKQGPGRGIRAAADGFTLLVFLLLFFFSVRSLIVDEPFSGTPFSPAAAVLLLGIDATLLLMLVGIAGRTLEEHCEHPERAVFVMALLLFALQMAVILFGHFKPRNDLSYVVQGAKNIILKGTAHINDGMPKWDKVYFYTYANNRMILILITGLLRLEYALTGSMSNLLPEIVNAVGLNLSYVFIYLIAAKRYGKRRALGCACYGLLLTPLVTYAAFFYTDAMAMPWMMASVYAFVCWLQAGRHGGMSWLRRTLLLLASVFLLAVAYEIKGSAGLLLPVYGAFILSGAAGGKWKTVLRYAVYGLASVLAFAVLTSGLNRAMAQSLQLDPAKEEKYEFPMIHWVMMSASGSGGYSGKDYRYTRSYKGIENKKLADLERLKEKLKEQGMHFCRHLMEKVGRTWSDGSFMAAHYMNRTDVFDSNWFTVWAAVSHFAMMMLMILSAVRAVVHPSKDRSRLFRTALLMLALFLVVWESKSRYVVLYLPFMALIEAPDFRIRGLGVRNGRRVGAFELT, from the coding sequence ATGAAAGTCGTACACAGGAAACAGGGACCGGGGAGAGGAATCCGGGCGGCGGCCGACGGGTTCACTCTTCTTGTTTTTCTTCTCCTGTTTTTTTTCTCTGTTCGCAGTCTGATCGTGGATGAACCGTTCTCCGGCACGCCGTTTTCGCCCGCCGCCGCAGTTCTTCTGCTTGGCATCGACGCGACGCTTCTTCTGATGCTGGTCGGTATCGCCGGCAGGACGCTGGAGGAGCATTGTGAGCACCCGGAACGGGCGGTCTTTGTGATGGCGCTTCTGCTGTTTGCGCTTCAGATGGCGGTCATTCTGTTCGGCCATTTCAAGCCGAGAAACGATCTTTCCTATGTGGTGCAGGGCGCGAAGAACATCATCCTCAAGGGTACCGCTCATATCAACGACGGCATGCCGAAATGGGACAAGGTTTACTTCTATACGTACGCGAACAACCGGATGATTCTGATTCTGATCACAGGTCTTCTGCGCCTCGAGTATGCGCTGACCGGCTCGATGTCCAATCTGCTGCCCGAGATCGTCAACGCAGTCGGACTGAATCTGTCGTACGTCTTCATTTATCTGATAGCCGCGAAACGGTACGGGAAGAGACGCGCTCTCGGCTGTGCCTGCTATGGCCTGCTGCTGACGCCGCTGGTCACCTACGCGGCCTTCTTCTACACGGATGCGATGGCGATGCCCTGGATGATGGCGTCAGTCTATGCGTTTGTCTGCTGGCTTCAGGCGGGCCGGCACGGAGGAATGAGCTGGCTCCGCCGGACGCTGCTGCTTCTGGCCTCGGTCTTTCTTCTCGCCGTGGCCTATGAGATCAAGGGCAGCGCGGGTCTTCTGCTTCCCGTGTACGGGGCCTTTATCCTATCCGGCGCCGCGGGCGGAAAATGGAAGACCGTACTGCGGTATGCGGTATACGGCTTGGCGTCGGTGCTTGCCTTTGCCGTGCTGACATCCGGGCTCAACCGTGCGATGGCGCAGTCTCTTCAGCTTGACCCGGCCAAGGAAGAAAAGTATGAATTCCCGATGATCCACTGGGTGATGATGAGCGCCTCGGGATCGGGCGGCTACTCGGGTAAAGACTACCGCTATACGAGATCCTATAAGGGAATCGAGAACAAGAAGCTGGCGGACCTTGAACGGCTGAAGGAAAAGCTGAAAGAGCAGGGAATGCATTTCTGCCGGCATCTGATGGAGAAAGTCGGACGGACGTGGAGCGACGGAAGCTTTATGGCGGCCCACTACATGAACCGGACGGACGTATTCGACTCGAACTGGTTCACGGTCTGGGCGGCCGTCAGCCATTTCGCGATGATGATGCTGATGATTCTCTCGGCAGTCCGGGCGGTGGTTCATCCGTCGAAGGACCGCAGCCGGCTCTTCCGGACCGCTCTTCTGATGCTGGCGCTGTTCCTCGTCGTGTGGGAATCGAAGAGCCGCTACGTCGTGCTCTATCTCCCGTTCATGGCACTGATCGAGGCACCGGACTTCAGAATCAGAGGACTGGGCGTGCGGAACGGCAGACGCGTCGGCGCTTTCGAGCTGACCTGA
- a CDS encoding spermidine synthase → MKIRTLEQLKTPFGRIVIRDETAGGSTVRTLYVDGHAESSVRIAPSGSPALQFRYMEAFSFAFAARPEIRKVLLIGGGGFAYPRYFLDRYKNGEISVSEISPDIIRLSRTYFGLDRLEKDKRFRLIPGDGFRWLDGTEETFDLIINDAFLGRKSIGRADAETASVAAHLTEGGVYLVNTLTAVRGVRALPGRLMVRRVARHLPFVQMIAVNQDESWFDPREMQNCLLAASNHAL, encoded by the coding sequence ATGAAGATCCGAACTCTTGAACAGTTGAAAACGCCTTTCGGCCGCATCGTCATCCGCGATGAAACCGCCGGCGGCTCCACCGTCCGCACGCTTTACGTCGACGGACACGCGGAGTCCTCCGTCCGGATCGCCCCGTCGGGTTCTCCGGCCCTTCAGTTCCGCTATATGGAAGCGTTCTCCTTCGCATTCGCCGCGCGTCCCGAAATCCGGAAGGTACTGCTGATCGGAGGCGGCGGGTTCGCCTATCCGCGTTACTTTCTGGACCGGTACAAAAACGGGGAGATCTCCGTTTCGGAGATCTCCCCGGACATCATCCGGCTTTCCCGGACTTATTTCGGTCTCGACAGACTCGAGAAGGACAAACGGTTCCGTCTCATTCCGGGAGACGGATTCCGCTGGCTTGACGGCACGGAGGAAACATTCGATCTGATCATCAACGACGCCTTTCTCGGCCGGAAGAGCATTGGCCGCGCGGACGCCGAAACGGCCTCCGTCGCCGCTCATCTGACAGAGGGCGGCGTCTATCTCGTCAACACGCTGACCGCCGTCCGCGGCGTCCGCGCACTGCCCGGACGCCTTATGGTCCGGCGCGTCGCCCGTCACCTTCCCTTCGTTCAGATGATCGCGGTCAACCAGGATGAGAGCTGGTTCGATCCGCGCGAGATGCAGAACTGTCTTCTGGCCGCCTCCAATCATGCTCTCTGA
- a CDS encoding DUF819 family protein, whose translation MNGTLISADNSWALFGVLACVASAAIYLEQHYRWAAKMTGCVLALIGSMLLTNLHIIPTESSAYDVVWNYAVPLAIPMLLFQADIRKIGRRSGRLIIVFLIGGVGTVLGGLLAYRLLRPWIPDLASAVPMMIGTYTGGSVNLVAMADNYHAKANLVSAAVVADNLVMVIYFFVLMAIPEGMSRFSRRRRPISPVNEVRTHGTVPGTAVRADGPDKASAASPENEKKSGGAGSYWKPKKVSLQDIAAVFAVSAFVVAVSSTLAGWFSSVIPKDGFLLTLLNGFLGNQYLLITTLTMVLATLFPKKIGRLAGAEEIGTYLIHVFFAVIGVPASLSLILTKAPLLLVFCMIIVGMNMLFSFVSGWLLRFSNEEIAIASNANIGGPTTAAAMAVARGWEDLIVPAVLTGTLGYVLGNYYGILAGTWIGLR comes from the coding sequence ATGAACGGGACCCTGATCTCCGCTGACAACAGCTGGGCGCTCTTCGGCGTGCTGGCCTGCGTGGCGTCCGCCGCGATCTACCTCGAGCAGCACTACCGGTGGGCCGCGAAGATGACCGGCTGCGTGCTGGCCCTGATCGGCTCGATGCTTCTCACAAACCTTCACATCATCCCCACCGAGTCCAGCGCCTACGACGTAGTCTGGAACTACGCCGTTCCGCTGGCGATCCCGATGCTGCTCTTTCAGGCGGATATCCGGAAGATCGGCCGGCGGTCCGGACGGCTTATCATCGTCTTTCTGATCGGAGGCGTGGGGACGGTTCTGGGCGGGCTGCTGGCCTACCGCCTGCTCAGGCCCTGGATCCCCGATCTCGCCAGCGCGGTGCCGATGATGATCGGCACCTACACCGGCGGATCCGTGAATCTCGTCGCGATGGCTGACAACTATCACGCGAAGGCAAATCTCGTCTCCGCCGCGGTCGTAGCTGACAACCTCGTGATGGTGATCTATTTCTTCGTGCTGATGGCGATTCCGGAAGGGATGAGCCGTTTCAGCCGGCGGCGCCGCCCGATCAGCCCGGTGAACGAGGTCCGGACGCACGGAACCGTTCCGGGAACGGCGGTCCGGGCGGACGGACCGGATAAGGCTTCCGCCGCTTCCCCGGAAAACGAAAAGAAATCCGGCGGCGCGGGATCCTACTGGAAACCGAAGAAGGTTTCGCTTCAGGACATCGCCGCCGTATTCGCCGTCTCCGCCTTCGTCGTCGCGGTCTCTTCGACGCTCGCGGGCTGGTTCTCCTCGGTGATCCCGAAGGACGGCTTCCTGCTGACGCTGCTGAACGGTTTCCTCGGCAACCAGTATCTTCTGATCACGACGCTCACGATGGTGCTCGCCACGCTGTTCCCGAAGAAAATCGGGCGTCTCGCCGGAGCAGAGGAGATCGGCACCTACCTGATTCATGTCTTTTTCGCGGTGATCGGCGTTCCGGCTTCGCTCAGTCTGATTCTGACGAAGGCGCCGCTTCTGCTTGTCTTCTGCATGATCATCGTCGGGATGAACATGCTCTTCAGCTTCGTCAGCGGCTGGCTGCTCCGCTTCAGCAACGAGGAGATCGCCATCGCCTCCAACGCCAACATCGGCGGCCCTACCACCGCCGCCGCGATGGCGGTCGCGCGGGGCTGGGAGGATCTGATCGTGCCTGCGGTGCTCACCGGCACGCTGGGCTACGTGCTCGGCAATTATTACGGCATTCTCGCCGGAACCTGGATCGGTCTCAGATGA
- the hemB gene encoding porphobilinogen synthase — MNMTIRPRRLRTTPVLRKMVRETRMDASTLIYPMFVIEGTDIREEIPAMPGQYRVSLDHLAEELEAVTEAGVGAVMFFGIPAHKDAVGSAACDEHGIVQEAFRLAKREFPDLYLIGDVCMCEYTDHGHCGILDGHHVANDKTLKSLARIAVSQAEAGADMVAPSDMMDGRVAAIRAALDGAGHTDTPIMSYAVKYASSFYGPFRSAADSAPKFGDRRGYQMDVHNRREARKEARLDLAEGADILMVKPAMSFLDIVSDVKALSDVPVAAYSVSGEYAMVKAAARNGWIDERRIIGEMAVSAYRAGADLYLTYFAKELAQMMREGEIG, encoded by the coding sequence ATGAATATGACAATCCGGCCGAGACGGCTCCGCACTACCCCTGTTCTCCGGAAGATGGTCCGCGAAACGCGGATGGACGCATCGACGCTGATCTATCCGATGTTCGTGATCGAGGGGACGGATATCCGCGAGGAGATCCCGGCGATGCCGGGGCAGTACCGGGTGAGCCTCGATCATCTGGCCGAGGAACTTGAGGCGGTGACGGAAGCCGGCGTCGGCGCCGTGATGTTCTTCGGTATCCCCGCTCACAAGGACGCCGTCGGGAGCGCCGCCTGTGACGAGCACGGCATCGTGCAGGAGGCCTTCCGTCTCGCGAAGCGGGAGTTCCCGGATCTCTACCTGATCGGGGACGTCTGCATGTGCGAGTACACGGACCACGGCCACTGCGGCATTCTCGACGGTCATCACGTCGCCAACGACAAGACGCTGAAATCGCTCGCCCGGATCGCGGTCTCCCAGGCGGAGGCCGGCGCGGATATGGTCGCTCCGTCCGATATGATGGACGGCCGTGTCGCCGCGATCCGCGCCGCGCTGGACGGGGCGGGTCATACGGACACGCCGATTATGTCCTACGCGGTCAAATACGCCTCCTCGTTCTACGGCCCGTTCCGCTCGGCGGCGGATTCCGCGCCGAAGTTCGGTGACCGGCGCGGCTACCAGATGGACGTGCACAACCGGCGGGAAGCCCGGAAGGAGGCGCGTCTTGATCTGGCCGAAGGCGCGGACATCCTGATGGTCAAGCCGGCGATGTCCTTCCTTGATATCGTCTCCGACGTGAAAGCCCTTTCCGACGTGCCGGTAGCGGCCTACTCAGTGAGCGGGGAATACGCGATGGTGAAGGCCGCCGCGCGGAACGGATGGATCGATGAGCGGCGCATCATCGGCGAGATGGCGGTGAGCGCGTACCGCGCCGGCGCGGATCTCTATCTCACCTACTTCGCGAAAGAGCTCGCGCAGATGATGCGGGAGGGCGAGATCGGATGA
- a CDS encoding 4Fe-4S dicluster domain-containing protein — MRGLYSSKTRIRLQVFTEIARMAYQGDDLRVLDELPYRIVPGEVATYRNDIFIERAVVGERLRVAMGMSLRDVTEHAPISKGVEASAIEEKYYEPPLINIIKFACNACPEKRVLVTEGCQGCLEHPCREVCPKQAISMVNGRSYIDQEKCIRCGRCMEACPYNAIIRQERPCAKACGMGAIHSDAMGRAEIDQEKCVSCGMCLVSCPFAAIVDKGQIYQTIMALKSDTPVYAILAPAIAGQFGPDLTNEKLRPAFKALGFTDVVEVATGADLCTIEEAQDFLKEVPEKLPFMGTSCCPSWSMMAKKLFPQYANCISMALTPMVLTARLVKEREPDCKIVFVGPCAAKKLEASRRTIRSYVDFVLTFEEVNGMFQAKGVDFKSLPEDRKLDRASADGRGFAAGGGVAAAVVRAAKRLDPDREIKVASAAGLADCRKMMMMAKAGKYNGYLLEGMACPGGCIAGAGTIQPIRQTGASLTKMMKEASFAESMDTPYQDDLEKLENFK, encoded by the coding sequence ATGAGAGGACTCTATTCATCGAAAACCAGAATCCGTCTGCAGGTGTTCACGGAGATCGCCAGAATGGCTTATCAGGGCGATGATCTCCGGGTGCTGGACGAGCTTCCGTACCGGATTGTCCCGGGCGAGGTGGCGACGTACCGCAACGACATCTTCATCGAGCGCGCGGTGGTCGGCGAGCGGCTCCGCGTCGCGATGGGCATGTCGCTCCGGGACGTGACGGAGCACGCGCCGATCTCCAAGGGCGTAGAGGCCAGCGCCATCGAGGAAAAGTACTACGAGCCGCCGCTGATCAACATCATCAAGTTTGCCTGCAACGCCTGCCCCGAAAAGAGAGTGCTGGTGACGGAGGGCTGCCAGGGATGCCTTGAGCATCCGTGCCGGGAGGTCTGCCCGAAGCAGGCGATCAGTATGGTCAACGGCCGGTCGTACATCGATCAGGAGAAATGCATTCGCTGCGGACGCTGCATGGAGGCGTGTCCCTACAACGCGATCATCCGTCAGGAGAGGCCCTGCGCGAAGGCCTGCGGGATGGGCGCGATCCACTCGGACGCGATGGGCCGCGCGGAGATCGATCAGGAGAAATGCGTCTCCTGCGGCATGTGCCTCGTGAGCTGCCCGTTTGCGGCCATCGTGGACAAGGGACAGATCTACCAGACGATCATGGCGCTGAAGAGCGACACGCCGGTCTACGCGATTCTCGCCCCGGCGATCGCGGGTCAGTTCGGCCCGGACCTCACCAACGAGAAACTCCGTCCGGCCTTTAAGGCACTGGGCTTCACTGATGTGGTGGAAGTGGCGACCGGCGCCGACCTCTGCACGATCGAGGAGGCGCAGGACTTCCTTAAGGAAGTGCCGGAGAAGCTGCCGTTCATGGGCACCTCCTGCTGCCCGTCGTGGTCGATGATGGCGAAGAAGCTGTTCCCGCAGTACGCCAACTGCATTTCGATGGCGCTGACGCCGATGGTGCTGACGGCGCGTCTGGTGAAGGAGAGGGAACCGGACTGCAAGATCGTCTTCGTCGGCCCCTGCGCGGCGAAGAAGCTGGAGGCGAGCCGGAGAACGATCCGGAGCTACGTGGATTTCGTGCTGACCTTCGAGGAGGTCAACGGTATGTTCCAGGCGAAGGGCGTCGACTTCAAGTCGCTTCCGGAGGACCGGAAGCTCGATCGGGCGAGCGCCGACGGCCGCGGGTTCGCGGCGGGCGGCGGCGTGGCCGCGGCCGTGGTGCGGGCGGCGAAGCGTCTTGACCCGGACCGGGAGATCAAGGTGGCGAGCGCGGCCGGACTCGCAGACTGCCGCAAAATGATGATGATGGCGAAGGCCGGAAAGTACAACGGCTATCTGCTGGAGGGTATGGCCTGTCCGGGCGGCTGCATCGCGGGCGCCGGCACGATCCAGCCGATCCGCCAGACGGGCGCCTCCCTTACGAAGATGATGAAGGAAGCCTCGTTCGCGGAGAGTATGGATACGCCGTATCAGGACGACCTCGAGAAACTGGAAAACTTCAAATAA
- a CDS encoding sodium-dependent transporter produces MERENFGSRLGFLLVSAGCAIGIGNVWKFPFVTGQNGGGIFVLFYLLFLIIMGMPILTMELAVGRASRQSIVRAYQALEPKGTKWHIHGYVCIAGCALLMMYYTTVSGWMLAYFWKYAVGEFEGVPTDRIGDVFSRLLADPVQLTVFMAITVAAGFLVCSSGVQKGLERVTKVMMTGLFLLILVLVVHSLLLPGAEEGLSFYLMPSVSRASKVGIGKVITAAMNQSFFTLSLGVAAMEIFGSYMSKERTLPGEAVTICAMDTFVALMAGLIIFPACATYQVNVDAGPDLIFITLPKVFGNMAGGRLWGALFFLFMSFASFSTVTAVFENLIAVGIDTFGWTRRKSVGVNFIVILAASMPCVLGFNVLSGVNILGRGNVLSFEDFLVSNLMLPIGSLIFLLFCTTRLGWGYDRYLAEANTGRGLKMARRLLPYFHFCVPVLIIIILVTGLI; encoded by the coding sequence ATGGAGCGGGAGAATTTCGGATCGAGGCTGGGCTTTCTGCTGGTGAGCGCGGGCTGCGCGATCGGGATCGGAAACGTATGGAAATTTCCCTTCGTCACGGGCCAGAACGGGGGCGGCATTTTCGTCCTGTTCTACCTGCTGTTCCTGATCATCATGGGGATGCCGATTCTGACGATGGAGCTGGCGGTGGGCCGTGCGAGCCGCCAGTCCATCGTCCGCGCCTATCAGGCGCTGGAGCCGAAGGGGACAAAATGGCACATCCACGGCTATGTCTGTATCGCGGGCTGCGCGCTTCTGATGATGTATTACACCACGGTCTCCGGATGGATGCTGGCGTATTTCTGGAAATACGCAGTCGGTGAGTTCGAGGGCGTGCCGACCGATCGGATCGGAGACGTGTTCAGCCGTCTGCTGGCGGACCCGGTGCAGCTGACCGTCTTTATGGCGATCACGGTGGCCGCAGGCTTCCTTGTCTGCAGCTCCGGCGTGCAGAAGGGCCTTGAGCGGGTGACGAAGGTGATGATGACCGGTCTCTTTCTGCTGATTCTGGTGCTTGTCGTGCATTCCCTGCTGCTGCCCGGCGCGGAGGAGGGCCTCTCCTTCTACCTGATGCCGAGCGTCAGCCGGGCATCAAAGGTGGGCATCGGCAAGGTGATCACCGCGGCGATGAACCAGTCCTTCTTCACGCTGAGCCTCGGTGTGGCCGCGATGGAGATCTTCGGCAGCTATATGTCGAAGGAACGCACGCTGCCGGGCGAGGCCGTGACGATCTGCGCGATGGATACGTTCGTGGCGCTGATGGCCGGACTGATCATTTTCCCGGCCTGCGCCACCTATCAGGTGAACGTGGACGCGGGGCCGGACCTGATCTTCATCACGCTGCCGAAGGTGTTCGGGAATATGGCGGGCGGCCGGCTCTGGGGCGCGCTGTTCTTCCTGTTCATGTCCTTCGCCAGCTTCTCCACGGTGACGGCTGTATTTGAAAACCTGATCGCCGTCGGGATCGATACCTTCGGCTGGACGAGGCGGAAGTCGGTAGGCGTCAATTTCATCGTCATTCTGGCTGCATCCATGCCCTGTGTGCTCGGCTTCAACGTGCTTTCCGGCGTGAACATTCTGGGGCGGGGCAATGTGCTGTCGTTCGAGGACTTCCTCGTCAGCAATCTGATGCTCCCGATCGGCTCGCTGATCTTCCTGCTTTTCTGCACCACGCGTCTCGGCTGGGGATACGACCGGTATCTTGCCGAGGCCAACACCGGCCGGGGGCTGAAGATGGCCCGACGGCTGCTGCCGTACTTCCATTTCTGCGTGCCGGTACTGATCATCATCATTCTGGTCACCGGTCTGATTTGA
- a CDS encoding DUF2156 domain-containing protein: MNLIFQKPDPKEARDLAPLFYARPNKTCDSGMLDTYLWGNYYNTKICVPDGRAVLMLMHDGGESFSSMPWCREEDLQHYFGVLERYFNEELGKPLKIYLADEEAVEALRLKENPDYLVREETDLRDYLYDGEKMRTLAGRKYQKKRNQTHKFEREYAGRWEYRSLHHDDFSSIEAFLDDWFARRILEEENALDSLQAELLGLKLLIDHSDEIPCKCGAVYIDGRMAALSIGSFNNLEKMAVVSVEKADPDIDGIYQVINQQFLIHEFPDAVIVNREDDLGLPGLRQAKESYNPIGYARKYMVLQTNVRGYEKELTDQFEKEIAEYDTES; this comes from the coding sequence ATGAATCTGATTTTTCAGAAACCGGATCCGAAGGAGGCAAGAGACCTTGCCCCCCTGTTTTATGCGCGCCCAAACAAGACCTGCGATTCAGGCATGCTCGACACCTATCTCTGGGGAAATTACTACAACACGAAAATCTGCGTGCCGGACGGACGGGCCGTTCTGATGCTGATGCATGACGGAGGCGAGTCCTTTTCTTCCATGCCGTGGTGCCGGGAGGAAGATCTGCAGCACTACTTCGGCGTCCTCGAGCGGTATTTCAACGAGGAGCTGGGGAAGCCGCTCAAGATTTATCTCGCCGACGAGGAGGCGGTCGAAGCGCTGCGCCTCAAGGAGAACCCGGATTATCTCGTGAGAGAGGAGACCGATCTCAGGGATTATCTCTACGACGGAGAGAAGATGCGCACGCTGGCCGGCCGGAAGTATCAGAAGAAGCGCAACCAGACCCACAAATTCGAGCGGGAGTACGCGGGACGGTGGGAATACCGTTCGCTGCACCATGACGATTTCAGCAGCATCGAAGCCTTTCTTGACGACTGGTTCGCCCGGCGGATCCTGGAGGAGGAGAATGCACTCGACTCCCTTCAGGCAGAGCTGCTCGGGCTGAAGCTTCTGATCGACCACAGCGACGAAATTCCATGCAAGTGCGGCGCGGTCTACATCGACGGACGGATGGCCGCGCTCTCGATCGGCTCCTTCAACAACCTTGAGAAGATGGCGGTCGTGAGCGTCGAGAAGGCGGATCCGGACATCGACGGGATCTATCAGGTGATCAACCAGCAGTTCCTGATCCACGAATTCCCGGACGCGGTGATCGTCAACCGGGAGGATGATCTCGGGCTGCCGGGCCTCCGCCAGGCGAAGGAGAGCTACAACCCCATCGGCTACGCCAGAAAGTACATGGTACTGCAGACCAACGTGAGGGGGTACGAGAAGGAGCTGACGGACCAGTTTGAGAAGGAAATCGCCGAATATGACACGGAATCCTGA